In Pseudonocardia sp. C8, one genomic interval encodes:
- a CDS encoding glycosyltransferase family 9 protein, whose amino-acid sequence MSRPRRRDRVLVVRQDAAGDVLLAGPCVRAVAAGAGSVTLLAGPRGRRTAALLPGVDTLLVRPAPWIEPDPAPVHRADLDAAVDELAAGEFDAALVLTSFHQSPLPAALLLRAAGVPWVGAACEDYPGSLLDLRHPPEHHLPEPERMLSLARAAGFPPAPGDDGRLAVNRPLPEVGPLTGPPGYVVVHPGASVPARRPSAGRSAAHVRALAGAGYRVVVTGGPDEAELTARVAGRAATDLGGRTGTAELAAVLDGARVVVAPNTGPAHLAAAVGTPVVSLFAPVVPAHRWGPYGVPSVLLGDPDAPCRDTRARTCPVPGHPCLDGIGDDAVVDAVAELAGDRAPYPVPAGAAPSVPGPHPPATGRGARGRPTQGGTR is encoded by the coding sequence GTGAGCCGGCCGCGGCGCCGCGACCGGGTCCTGGTGGTCCGCCAGGACGCGGCCGGTGACGTCCTGCTCGCCGGGCCCTGCGTGAGGGCGGTCGCCGCCGGCGCGGGCTCGGTGACGCTGCTGGCCGGGCCGCGTGGCCGCCGCACCGCCGCGCTGCTGCCCGGGGTCGACACCCTGCTGGTGCGGCCGGCGCCGTGGATCGAACCGGACCCGGCGCCGGTGCACCGCGCGGACCTCGACGCCGCCGTCGACGAGCTGGCGGCCGGCGAGTTCGACGCGGCGCTCGTGCTGACCTCGTTTCACCAGTCCCCGCTGCCCGCGGCCCTGCTGCTGCGGGCCGCCGGGGTCCCGTGGGTCGGTGCGGCCTGCGAGGACTACCCGGGGTCGCTGCTGGACCTGCGGCACCCGCCCGAGCACCACCTGCCCGAGCCGGAACGGATGCTGTCGCTGGCCCGCGCGGCCGGGTTCCCGCCGGCGCCCGGGGACGACGGGCGGCTCGCCGTGAACCGCCCGCTGCCCGAGGTCGGGCCGCTGACCGGGCCGCCCGGCTACGTCGTCGTCCACCCGGGGGCGTCGGTCCCGGCCCGGCGGCCCTCCGCCGGGCGCAGCGCCGCGCACGTCCGGGCGCTCGCCGGCGCCGGGTACCGGGTCGTCGTCACCGGTGGGCCGGACGAGGCCGAGCTCACCGCGCGCGTCGCCGGCCGGGCGGCCACCGACCTCGGCGGCCGGACCGGCACCGCCGAGCTCGCCGCCGTGCTGGACGGGGCGCGGGTCGTCGTCGCGCCGAACACCGGGCCGGCGCACCTGGCCGCCGCGGTGGGCACCCCAGTGGTGTCGCTGTTCGCCCCGGTCGTGCCGGCGCACCGCTGGGGCCCCTACGGCGTGCCGTCGGTGCTGCTCGGCGACCCCGACGCGCCGTGCCGCGACACCCGGGCCCGCACCTGCCCGGTCCCCGGACATCCGTGCCTGGACGGCATCGGGGACGACGCCGTCGTCGACGCCGTCGCGGAGCTGGCGGGCGACCGCGCGCCGTACCCGGTCCCGGCCGGGGCGGCGCCGTCCGTCCCCGGCCCGCACCCACCCGCGACCGGCCGCGGCGCCCGCGGCCGCCCGACCCAGGGAGGTACCCGGTGA
- a CDS encoding SIS domain-containing protein, with translation MDELHRALTGVRRDLPTVRAWGGHLARRLSDGGRLLACGNGGSAAEAQHLTGELVGRFRFDRRPLSAIALHADTSSTTAIGNDYGADEVFARQVYAHARPGDVLVLLSTSGSSPNVVAAAKAAPEVGATAWALTGPAPNPLAALCDDAVTVDAALTSTVQELHLFLVHALCAAIDDALGVGAARCGSAGEGAR, from the coding sequence CTGGACGAGCTGCACCGCGCCCTGACCGGCGTACGCCGTGACCTGCCGACCGTGCGCGCCTGGGGCGGCCACCTCGCCCGGCGGCTGTCCGACGGCGGGCGGCTGCTCGCGTGCGGCAACGGCGGCAGCGCCGCCGAGGCCCAGCACCTGACCGGCGAGCTCGTCGGCCGTTTCCGGTTCGACCGCCGCCCGCTGTCGGCGATCGCGCTGCACGCCGACACGTCCTCGACGACCGCGATCGGCAACGACTACGGCGCCGACGAGGTGTTCGCCCGCCAGGTGTACGCGCACGCCCGGCCCGGTGACGTGCTCGTGCTGCTGTCCACGAGCGGGTCCAGCCCGAACGTCGTCGCCGCGGCCAAGGCGGCACCCGAGGTCGGTGCGACCGCGTGGGCGCTCACCGGTCCCGCGCCGAACCCGCTCGCCGCGCTCTGCGACGACGCCGTGACCGTCGACGCGGCCCTGACCAGCACCGTGCAGGAGCTGCACCTGTTCCTGGTGCACGCGCTGTGCGCCGCGATCGACGACGCGCTCGGGGTGGGGGCGGCGCGGTGCGGGAGCGCCGGCGAGGGCGCGCGGTGA
- a CDS encoding PfkB family carbohydrate kinase yields the protein MSAPLVVVGDSLLDVDLAGRSDRDCPDAPGAPVVDVAASRARPGGAALAAVQAARLAPDGCPVVLLTALGDDAAAERLRGLLGDRVTVHALPLAGATPVKTRVLDRGRPVARLDTGDGRATADGPAAEVLTAARAVLVADYGRGVAALPGVRELLAGRPAGVPLVWDPHPRGSAPVAGTDLVTPNASEARRGAGGAGPVRAARRLRRRWDAGAVAVTRGRDGAVLAAGGARRVRRIPVPGAARPARGGRADSCGAGDVFSAAAAASLAGGATAAAAVAAAVEAASRFVAAGGAGGDDVTVGAGRDGVTVGAGRDGVTLGAGTDRVPAGAGGDGLTAGAGGCGGAVADGGAVPAGDSGALPDAAPAGPDGFALAERVRRAGGRVAATGGCFDLLHPGHVRVLQAARARGDALVVCLNSDDSVARLKGPGRPYATAADRAAVLLALSCVDAVVTFDGPDPSAVLDRLRPDVWVKGGDHDPDRMPETRVVRAHGGTVETVPRVGGHSTSRLAAAARAAASPTTDTEGTS from the coding sequence GTGAGCGCACCGCTGGTGGTGGTCGGGGACTCCCTGCTCGACGTCGACCTGGCCGGCCGCTCGGACCGGGACTGCCCGGACGCGCCCGGCGCGCCCGTCGTGGACGTCGCGGCGTCCCGGGCGCGGCCCGGCGGTGCGGCGCTCGCCGCCGTGCAGGCCGCCCGGCTCGCCCCGGACGGGTGCCCGGTCGTGCTGCTCACCGCGCTCGGCGACGACGCCGCGGCCGAGCGGCTGCGCGGGCTGCTCGGCGACCGGGTCACCGTGCACGCGCTGCCGCTGGCCGGTGCCACCCCGGTCAAGACCCGGGTGCTCGACCGGGGGCGGCCGGTGGCCCGGCTCGACACCGGGGACGGGCGGGCCACGGCCGACGGCCCGGCCGCCGAGGTCCTCACCGCGGCGCGGGCGGTCCTGGTCGCCGACTACGGCCGCGGGGTGGCCGCGCTCCCGGGCGTGCGGGAGCTGCTGGCCGGCCGTCCGGCCGGGGTCCCGCTGGTGTGGGACCCGCACCCGCGCGGGTCCGCGCCGGTCGCCGGCACCGACCTGGTCACCCCGAACGCGTCCGAGGCGCGCCGCGGGGCCGGCGGGGCGGGACCGGTCCGGGCGGCCCGGCGGCTGCGGCGGCGGTGGGACGCCGGCGCGGTCGCCGTGACCCGCGGCCGGGACGGTGCCGTGCTGGCCGCAGGCGGGGCGCGGCGGGTGCGGCGGATCCCGGTGCCCGGTGCCGCGCGCCCGGCGAGGGGCGGGCGCGCGGACAGCTGCGGGGCCGGGGACGTGTTCTCGGCCGCGGCGGCGGCGAGCCTGGCCGGCGGGGCGACGGCCGCGGCGGCCGTCGCCGCGGCCGTCGAGGCGGCGAGCCGGTTCGTCGCCGCGGGCGGGGCCGGTGGGGACGATGTCACCGTCGGGGCGGGCCGGGACGGTGTCACCGTCGGGGCGGGCCGGGACGGTGTCACGCTCGGCGCGGGCACGGACCGTGTCCCGGCCGGTGCGGGCGGGGACGGTCTCACCGCCGGCGCGGGCGGGTGCGGGGGCGCCGTGGCGGACGGCGGCGCCGTGCCCGCCGGCGACTCCGGCGCCCTGCCCGACGCGGCGCCGGCCGGACCCGACGGCTTCGCGCTCGCCGAGCGGGTCCGCCGCGCCGGCGGCCGGGTCGCCGCCACCGGCGGCTGCTTCGACCTGCTCCACCCCGGCCACGTGCGCGTGCTGCAGGCCGCCCGCGCCCGCGGCGACGCGCTGGTGGTGTGCCTCAACTCCGACGACTCGGTGGCCCGGCTCAAGGGACCGGGCCGCCCGTACGCCACCGCGGCCGACCGTGCCGCGGTGCTGCTCGCCCTGAGCTGCGTGGACGCCGTCGTGACGTTCGACGGCCCCGACCCGTCCGCGGTGCTGGACCGGCTCCGCCCGGACGTGTGGGTGAAGGGCGGCGACCACGACCCGGACCGGATGCCGGAGACCCGGGTGGTGCGCGCGCACGGCGGGACCGTCGAGACGGTGCCGCGGGTGGGCGGGCACTCGACGAGCCGGCTGGCCGCGGCCGCGCGGGCCGCGGCGTCCCCGACGACCGACACGGAAGGAACTTCATGA
- a CDS encoding SDR family oxidoreductase, whose protein sequence is MSHDRDLGTVLVTGGSSGLGAAVVDAVAAAGGRPQVLDLHPPKADVPHVTVDLADTAATEAAVDGLARTAGPPDAVVTAAGIDHPAPFGALPADEWERVVRVNLLGTAAVVRAALPYLEGVRGRVVTVSSTLGLKAVPDATAYCASKFGVLGFSRALAAETAGRVSVTTLVPGGMHTAFFDGRDEQYRPPEDAKLNRPEDTAAAVLHALRQPPGCEIRELVVCHSEEGSWP, encoded by the coding sequence ATGAGCCACGACCGCGACCTCGGGACGGTGCTCGTCACGGGTGGGAGCTCCGGGCTCGGCGCCGCCGTCGTCGACGCCGTCGCCGCCGCCGGCGGCCGGCCGCAGGTCCTCGACTTGCACCCGCCGAAGGCCGACGTGCCGCACGTGACCGTGGACCTGGCCGACACCGCCGCCACCGAGGCGGCCGTCGACGGCCTGGCCCGCACCGCGGGCCCCCCGGACGCCGTCGTGACCGCGGCCGGCATCGACCATCCGGCCCCGTTCGGGGCGCTGCCCGCCGACGAGTGGGAGCGCGTGGTGCGGGTGAACCTGCTCGGCACGGCCGCCGTCGTCCGGGCCGCGCTGCCCTACCTGGAGGGGGTCCGCGGCCGGGTCGTCACCGTCTCGTCCACGCTCGGCCTGAAGGCCGTCCCGGACGCGACGGCGTACTGCGCCTCGAAGTTCGGGGTCCTGGGCTTCAGCCGGGCGCTCGCCGCGGAGACGGCCGGGCGGGTGTCGGTGACGACCCTGGTGCCCGGCGGCATGCACACCGCGTTCTTCGACGGCCGCGACGAGCAGTACCGCCCGCCCGAGGACGCCAAGCTGAACCGGCCGGAGGACACCGCCGCCGCCGTGCTGCACGCGCTGCGGCAGCCGCCGGGCTGCGAGATCCGGGAGCTGGTGGTCTGCCACTCCGAAGAGGGCTCGTGGCCGTGA
- a CDS encoding glycosyltransferase family 9 protein, giving the protein MAVIPPGPGRPEVLALRAPGIGDLLTAVPALRALRRGFPAAELVLATPARLAGLVSLIGGIDRILPADGPGSLCWSGRPPRLAVNLHGSGPQSIDALRATHAGELLTHRHPDRPDVPGPAWRPDVHEVRRWCDLLTGYGLPADPHDLDLDPPDRPPPVRGAVVLHPGAASGARRWPADRYAELARALHRDGHRVVVTGGPGERALVAAVVECAGLPRSADLAGRCSAEGIAALVADARLVVCGDTGPAHLATAYRTPSVLLFGPTSPARWGPGREGPHTVLWAGRTGDPHADRPDPGLLEIGTGTVLDVARALLAR; this is encoded by the coding sequence GTGGCCGTGATCCCGCCGGGTCCCGGCCGCCCGGAGGTGCTGGCCCTGCGGGCGCCGGGGATCGGGGACCTGCTGACCGCGGTCCCGGCGCTTCGGGCGCTGCGCCGCGGGTTCCCCGCCGCCGAGCTGGTGCTGGCCACCCCCGCCCGGCTCGCCGGACTGGTCAGCCTGATCGGCGGGATCGACCGGATCCTGCCCGCGGACGGCCCGGGTTCGCTGTGCTGGTCCGGGCGGCCGCCGCGGCTCGCGGTCAACCTGCACGGCTCCGGCCCGCAGAGCATCGACGCGCTGCGGGCCACCCACGCCGGTGAGCTGCTGACCCACCGGCACCCGGACCGCCCGGACGTGCCCGGCCCCGCGTGGCGGCCGGACGTGCACGAGGTCCGCCGCTGGTGCGACCTGCTCACCGGGTACGGCCTGCCGGCCGACCCGCACGACCTGGACCTGGACCCCCCGGACCGCCCGCCCCCGGTCCGCGGGGCGGTCGTCCTGCATCCCGGAGCGGCCTCGGGCGCGCGGCGCTGGCCCGCCGACCGGTACGCCGAGCTGGCCCGGGCGCTGCACCGGGACGGGCACCGGGTGGTGGTGACCGGCGGGCCGGGTGAGCGGGCGCTGGTGGCCGCCGTCGTCGAGTGCGCCGGGCTGCCCCGCTCGGCGGATCTCGCCGGCCGCTGCTCCGCCGAGGGGATCGCGGCGCTCGTTGCCGATGCCCGGCTGGTGGTGTGCGGCGACACCGGGCCCGCGCACCTGGCCACCGCCTACCGCACCCCGTCGGTGCTGCTGTTCGGCCCGACCTCACCGGCCCGGTGGGGCCCGGGACGAGAGGGCCCGCACACCGTGCTGTGGGCGGGCCGCACCGGCGACCCGCACGCCGACCGGCCCGATCCCGGGCTGCTGGAGATCGGCACCGGCACCGTGCTGGACGTCGCGCGGGCGCTGCTCGCCCGCTGA
- a CDS encoding DUF4383 domain-containing protein, with translation MPVQSEHHSHGHARFPWPQLLVLVTALVMVLYGLIGFRYSGMPGTPPGSNELLGAAVDPIRNIVHLAVGVAGMPCAANLVATRVYGWALLVLGGVEALAGLLTGVLAVLPSGPFAFNLGTVLVAVAYAVLGALAALGRVRSDMPYDRLQAGIEGTGRRVIGLRQPREDS, from the coding sequence ATGCCCGTCCAGTCCGAACACCACTCGCACGGCCATGCCCGGTTCCCGTGGCCGCAGCTGCTCGTGCTCGTCACCGCGCTCGTGATGGTGCTCTACGGCCTGATCGGGTTCCGGTACAGCGGCATGCCGGGCACGCCGCCGGGCAGCAACGAGCTGCTCGGCGCGGCGGTCGACCCGATCCGGAACATCGTGCACCTCGCCGTCGGCGTGGCCGGGATGCCCTGCGCCGCGAACCTCGTGGCCACCCGGGTCTACGGCTGGGCGCTGCTCGTGCTGGGCGGGGTGGAGGCGCTCGCCGGGCTGCTGACCGGCGTGCTCGCGGTGCTCCCGTCCGGCCCGTTCGCGTTCAACCTCGGCACGGTGCTGGTGGCCGTGGCGTACGCGGTGCTCGGCGCGCTGGCCGCTCTCGGGCGGGTCCGCAGCGACATGCCCTACGACCGCCTGCAGGCGGGCATCGAGGGCACCGGCCGGCGGGTGATCGGCCTGCGCCAGCCCCGCGAGGACTCCTGA